The following are encoded together in the Methylomonas methanica MC09 genome:
- a CDS encoding SIR2 family protein: MAHKILRLDSFIECVDRLVAAQKVLDVPILKELQDYACALDKKVESAKATWNEFESFWPPRYIEGLINGDAIVFFGSGISLPCGIPTWGTLLTENLGLDKSLAEDDDVNSDPLTMAELAAEHLGSEKLQDVLRGIMNRPERYSVNHIALSALRCPVYITTNYDSLFERAWKDVNPTLPLVIVTNDADLSTSDYQRAITGNGTILFKIHGSSDRLDEHMILTRRDYRFHYRVNLPMFTEVRRILGKCHTLFLGFGHRDPEISRLVDDVIHEYEKNLNPKQPPIARPQFYSLQFDMKQYTSEVYAARGIVALKPPAIATEYTDVKTKALAVSLIDLVAAKQRNLHTQESLEGYLRDAMNSIAIPLLEAVEKLSGSIADAIVNLSGPQNTDSLQSLCDSLGEFASQGVYLLDDQGTVHDFAVPKGLTKNNRQFAKPLNHRPYFQQAKLFRSPFVSNSARSLINGQSTLFLCVPVIQSEQMIGLLFSALQIGQWKAPYAFAEKLWNKNLSILLVDGNGTCLIPPANEFQVQEPPIKVLGETPTANIGFPFDRLYVLSRRDILVKHIGKNVVPVGQDDDVLELSENLRQYTVVSQIPQTPIKLGISVSVHKDT, translated from the coding sequence ATGGCACACAAAATTTTACGACTAGATAGTTTCATTGAATGTGTTGACCGACTAGTTGCTGCCCAAAAAGTATTAGATGTACCGATCTTAAAAGAACTTCAAGATTATGCCTGTGCACTTGACAAAAAAGTCGAATCGGCTAAGGCAACCTGGAATGAATTTGAATCTTTCTGGCCACCACGTTATATAGAAGGCCTTATTAATGGTGATGCCATCGTATTCTTCGGATCGGGTATTTCGCTACCATGCGGGATTCCCACTTGGGGTACATTGCTGACAGAGAATCTTGGATTGGACAAATCACTTGCTGAGGACGACGATGTTAATTCGGATCCATTAACTATGGCTGAGTTAGCGGCTGAGCATTTGGGTAGTGAAAAACTACAAGACGTACTTCGAGGAATAATGAATCGACCGGAACGCTATTCGGTTAACCATATAGCTTTGTCAGCGCTTCGTTGCCCAGTTTACATAACAACTAATTACGACAGCTTATTTGAACGAGCTTGGAAAGACGTTAACCCGACTTTACCATTAGTTATCGTTACAAACGATGCCGATCTTTCAACTTCTGATTATCAGCGAGCTATTACCGGTAATGGCACAATTCTATTTAAAATTCATGGTAGTTCAGACCGGTTAGACGAACACATGATTTTAACGCGCAGGGATTACCGCTTTCACTACCGCGTTAACCTTCCAATGTTTACAGAGGTGCGGCGTATTTTAGGAAAATGCCACACTCTTTTTCTTGGATTTGGTCATCGAGACCCGGAAATATCGCGCCTTGTAGACGATGTGATTCACGAGTATGAAAAGAATTTGAATCCCAAACAGCCTCCGATTGCTCGACCTCAGTTTTATAGCCTTCAGTTCGATATGAAGCAATATACGTCTGAGGTATATGCGGCACGTGGAATAGTCGCATTGAAACCCCCAGCAATAGCAACCGAATACACCGACGTAAAAACAAAAGCACTTGCTGTTTCTCTCATTGATCTGGTTGCCGCTAAACAACGCAACTTGCATACTCAAGAATCACTTGAAGGGTATCTTCGTGATGCAATGAACAGTATAGCTATACCATTGCTCGAAGCAGTTGAAAAACTTTCGGGATCCATTGCGGATGCAATAGTAAATCTTTCTGGCCCACAAAATACCGATTCACTGCAAAGTCTTTGCGATTCACTTGGAGAATTTGCAAGCCAAGGAGTGTATTTACTTGATGATCAAGGCACTGTCCACGACTTTGCGGTTCCTAAAGGACTAACTAAAAATAATCGGCAGTTTGCAAAACCACTAAATCATCGTCCTTACTTCCAACAAGCTAAACTTTTTCGATCGCCATTTGTTTCGAATTCTGCACGATCTCTGATTAATGGACAATCGACTTTGTTTCTTTGCGTTCCAGTAATTCAATCCGAACAAATGATTGGCTTATTGTTTTCAGCGCTTCAAATCGGCCAGTGGAAAGCTCCTTATGCTTTTGCAGAAAAACTCTGGAATAAAAATTTAAGTATTTTATTAGTTGATGGTAATGGAACATGTCTTATCCCGCCAGCAAATGAATTTCAAGTTCAAGAACCACCAATTAAGGTTTTAGGTGAAACTCCTACAGCTAATATCGGGTTTCCGTTTGATCGGCTATACGTTCTTAGTCGTCGGGATATTTTAGTTAAACATATTGGAAAAAATGTGGTGCCAGTTGGCCAAGATGATGATGTATTAGAACTATCAGAAAATCTACGTCAATACACGGTAGTCAGTCAGATTCCTCAAACTCCAATTAAACTTGGAATATCGGTTTCTGTACACAAAGATACCTAG
- a CDS encoding PqqD family protein — MKRLCPDSIVVRDSGIVSADIDGMVVLLSVEDGKYYGALDTAAFFWERMANPISIAELCRNASTTYRVDAEACQDEVVSFVEQLLTAGIAQVVDKV; from the coding sequence ATGAAGCGATTGTGTCCTGATTCGATTGTGGTTCGTGATTCCGGTATCGTTTCGGCAGACATAGATGGTATGGTCGTGCTCCTCAGTGTCGAAGATGGCAAATACTACGGGGCGTTGGACACTGCGGCCTTTTTCTGGGAACGCATGGCTAATCCAATTTCGATAGCGGAACTTTGTCGAAATGCTTCGACCACCTACCGAGTGGATGCCGAAGCCTGCCAAGATGAGGTCGTTTCTTTTGTGGAACAGTTATTGACGGCGGGAATCGCGCAAGTTGTTGATAAGGTGTAA
- a CDS encoding sulfotransferase domain-containing protein yields the protein MGGFYWLASYPKSGNTWLRTFLQNLLADLDRPVDINQLGLGHIASSRGWMDEVLGFDTANLDHEEIEHLRPAVYQWAMHDDELAFHKIHDACTYTQDGKPLFGGEAVRGVVYIVRNPLDIVPSAANHWNCSIDQAIAWMGQPDFEMGTGSSNKSLTSQIRHRLLSWSQHVLSWVNAPELTVEVVRYEDMLAAPETSFGRVVNFLGLEDDRPRLEKALSFSSFQELSRQEQVHGFRERPQYADRFFRQGKSGEWQQVLSPQQVQRIIDDHGAVMRRFGYLDAGDKPVVPLNEH from the coding sequence ATGGGTGGGTTTTACTGGTTGGCCTCCTATCCCAAATCGGGAAACACCTGGCTCAGAACCTTTCTGCAGAATTTGCTTGCCGACCTTGACCGTCCCGTGGATATCAACCAATTGGGACTCGGCCACATCGCCAGTTCAAGGGGCTGGATGGATGAAGTGTTGGGCTTCGATACCGCGAATCTCGATCATGAGGAAATCGAGCACCTGCGGCCGGCTGTCTATCAATGGGCAATGCATGACGACGAACTCGCCTTTCACAAGATTCACGACGCCTGTACCTACACGCAGGACGGCAAACCTCTTTTTGGCGGTGAGGCCGTTCGGGGCGTGGTTTATATCGTGCGCAACCCGCTGGATATCGTGCCCTCGGCTGCCAATCACTGGAACTGCTCGATAGATCAGGCGATAGCGTGGATGGGGCAGCCGGATTTCGAGATGGGCACCGGCAGCTCGAATAAATCGTTGACGAGCCAGATACGTCACCGCCTGCTTTCGTGGTCGCAACATGTCCTCAGTTGGGTAAATGCCCCGGAATTGACGGTCGAGGTGGTTCGTTATGAGGACATGCTTGCAGCACCGGAGACAAGCTTCGGTCGTGTCGTCAACTTCCTGGGCCTGGAAGATGATCGGCCGCGCCTGGAAAAGGCACTGAGTTTCAGCAGCTTTCAGGAACTTTCCCGCCAGGAGCAGGTTCACGGATTCCGGGAACGCCCCCAGTACGCCGATAGATTTTTTCGTCAAGGCAAGAGTGGTGAGTGGCAACAGGTACTATCGCCGCAACAGGTTCAGCGCATTATTGACGACCATGGAGCGGTTATGCGTCGCTTTGGTTACCTGGATGCCGGAGATAAGCCGGTGGTGCCCCTGAACGAACATTGA
- a CDS encoding HPr serine kinase, giving the protein MSYSCYGLTIDSELSLPDLRLSPEADAGEAVQIRFAALASGLENCGGKQIGPYLWAAPGLLQFFVPNVARYQIEQGRAITVDPVRGSDEASIRAFLLGAALGALLIQRGHLVLHGTAIRVGAQVMACVGGSGAGKSALAAGFLRRGYSIVADDVVALDGDFRVLPGFPCLKLWPDVAERLNIPTEGLPRVRPNIDRLDLPLGQAFSSELLPIRWIYVLSSHNQPTFEFAPICGLERFQSLFNNSYRTRYFEGMMMQAEHLQLCSQLDKRIHLRHVKRPEHGLDVNGLVDRVLSDIAALP; this is encoded by the coding sequence ATGAGCTATTCCTGTTACGGATTGACGATCGATAGCGAGCTTTCGCTTCCGGATCTACGCCTGTCTCCGGAAGCCGATGCAGGTGAGGCAGTGCAGATCCGCTTCGCCGCGTTGGCTTCGGGGCTGGAAAATTGCGGCGGAAAGCAGATTGGGCCGTACCTTTGGGCTGCTCCGGGTCTGCTCCAGTTTTTCGTGCCAAACGTTGCCCGGTATCAAATCGAACAGGGGCGTGCCATTACCGTTGATCCAGTTCGGGGCAGTGACGAGGCCAGTATTCGCGCCTTTCTGCTGGGCGCGGCACTGGGGGCTTTGCTGATCCAGCGCGGCCACCTTGTTCTGCACGGGACAGCGATTCGCGTCGGCGCGCAGGTGATGGCATGCGTTGGCGGATCGGGTGCGGGTAAATCCGCGCTCGCAGCGGGCTTCCTGCGGCGTGGATATTCGATAGTCGCAGACGATGTGGTCGCACTTGATGGAGATTTCCGCGTTCTGCCCGGGTTCCCTTGCTTGAAATTATGGCCCGACGTAGCCGAGCGTCTCAATATACCGACGGAGGGGCTGCCGCGTGTTCGACCGAACATAGACAGGCTCGACCTCCCATTGGGGCAGGCATTCTCATCCGAGTTGTTGCCTATACGCTGGATTTATGTTCTCAGCAGCCATAACCAGCCGACGTTTGAATTCGCACCGATTTGTGGCCTGGAACGCTTTCAATCCTTGTTCAACAACAGCTACCGGACACGTTATTTCGAAGGCATGATGATGCAAGCCGAGCATCTGCAGCTGTGCAGCCAGTTGGATAAACGCATCCATCTGCGCCACGTCAAGCGTCCTGAGCATGGCCTTGACGTGAATGGTCTGGTCGACCGGGTGCTGTCTGATATCGCGGCGTTACCCTAG